From the genome of Armatimonadota bacterium:
CCTGGAGGACAGGATGGTCCTGCACTCCGGCCCGCCCGTGACCTGGGATCGCATGTGCGGGGCCCAGCGGGGCGCGGTGATCGGGATGGTGCTCTTCGAGGGGTGGGCACAGGACGCCGGCGGCGCGACGCGACTTCTCGAGAGCGGAGAGATCAAACTGGAGCCCAACCACCACCACCAGGCCGTGGGGCCGATGGCAGGCACCATCTCTCCTTCGCTGCCCGTGTTCGTGGTCGAGAACACGGTCTTTGGCAACCGCGCCTTCTGCCGCCAGGTGGAACGCCAACAGCAGTTCGGCGACTACAGCGAGGGAGCCGTGCGGGGGCTGCAGACGTGGCGCGACTTCTGGGCCCCCTCGATTGCGGCCGGGCTGCGCCAGATGGGCGGCGGCCTGGGCCTGAAGACGATAATCGCCAAGGCGCTCCAGATGGGCGACGAGTTGCACAACCGGCAGGTGGCCGCCTCGAGCCTGTTCGCCAACGCCATGGCCGTGCCCATGATCAAGGCCGGCCTGCCGGCCGATCGCCTGATCGGCACGCTGGGCTACCTCGCAAACCACGAGGTGTTCTTCCTGTCAATGGCAATGGCCGCGGCCAAGGCCTCCGCGGACCCGGCCTCCGGGATCGAGCACAGCACCGTCGTGACCGCCATGGCGCGGAACGGCACCGAGTTTGGGATCAGGGTGAGCGGCCTGGGTGACGAGTGGTTCACCGCGCCCGCGCCCCGCATCGAGGGGCTCTACTTCCCCGGGTACAAGGAGGAAGATGCCGGACTCGACATGGGCGACTCAGCGATCACCGAAACGGTCGGATGGGGGGGCTTCGTGCTGGGAGGCGCGCCCGGCATCCTGAACCTGGTAGGAGGGACGCCCGAGCAGGCCATGCGGTACAGCGCCGAGATGCGCGAGATCACGGTGGCAACCCATGCGGTCTACCGCATTCCCGCGTTCGGGTTCGACGGCGTGCCTGTCGGCATAGACATCCGGAAGGTAGTCCGCACCGGCACCACCCCGATCATAGACACCGCCATCGCCCACAAGGACCCTGGACACCCGATGATCGGCGCAGGGCTCGTCCGGGCGCCGCTGGAGTGCTTTGAGAAAGCCCTTGGGGCGTTTGCGAGCAGGTACGGGTAGGCGGATCGAGTTGCGCTCAGGATGAGGGCGCCGATGACCTGGTCCCGCCGGTCCGCATCCCCCAATCCGGTTCACAATTGTAAAGACGCCCATTTCTGGTCTTCAGGAACTCGGATAGCGGGATCTCCTCTTGCTTGAGGAGACCCTTGCGCGGTATCGTCCCGTTGCTCACCATTTCCACCACCGCACAGGCGGAAGCGGCGGTCGTCCATGAGATGGCCCGCCACCGGCGACCGGCAACCTCGAGCGGGTAGTAGGCCCTCACGAACTCCTCGCGCGAGAGGCGCCCTCCCTTCCATCCCTCCACGGCGGCGTGAACATATACGACGTCTTCATTGACCTGCGGCTTGGCGTGCACCAGGATCTCACCGGCACGGGTCCTATCTTCGCGCATCAGCAATTCGTGAAAGAAGAAGTTCATCAGTTTCGCGTGCCCGGGGTAGCGAATGGTCTTGTAGTCCAGGTTCTGAACACGCCCCCGGAAGGTGTCACACATCGTGCCGAGCCCGCCGGACGTCGTGAAGGCTTCGAGCTGGACGCCTCCGATGACGATGGTTTCCAGCCATTCCAGGGGGGATACCCACTTGTGAACGCCGTCTTCGATGACTTCACAGTCGTTGAGGTACTCGTTCACCACGCCTTCGGGTGACCAGTTGAACGCGTATCCCAGCAGGCCGGTCGGGTGTTGCGGAAGCGCCCCGACTCGCAGCCGGATGCATCGGATTGGATCGAACGCCTGGGCCAGAGCAGCGCCCACGATGGCGATGAATCCGGGCGCAAGCCCGCACTGCGGCGCCATCACGGCACGCGCGTTGCCGCTCATCTGGATGATCGCCTGGGTCGTCTTGACGTCCTCGGTCAGGTCAAAGTAGTGAATGCCGAGTTCGTGGGCAGTGGAGGCAATGCCGACATTGAAGTTGTAGGGGAGACAGGAAACGACCGCGTCGAATCCGCTCATCCGGGTCAAGTCGCCGGGGCGTTTCATATCCAGGTTGATGGCCGGAAACGGCAGGCCGGCGACATCATTCATGTCGGCGCCGGTTACCGCGAACCCTGTTTCATGAAGCAGGGTGGCGATCAGCGAGCCGACCTTGCCCAAACCAAGGACCAAAACGGATCTGATATCTCCAGCCACGAGGGCCTCCTGTCAGCGGAATCGCCAAGGAAGATCGCGTATTCCTGTCCCAATCACATACTGGTCCGACAGACGTGGGCCGCTTTCCTGCCTTCTTGGCTTCGTCCCTGCCACGAGGTCGCGCGCTCGTCCGGCGCGGTCCAGGTTGTCCGGGGCCGATGAACGGATCCGCAGGGACAGGACTATGCTGGGGCAGGGTTACGCCGGGGCAGGGTTACAGCGGCGAAAGCGACCATGCGGGGACAGAGCTATACCAGCGGAGGCGGCGTACCGAGGAACCGCTCGACGGCCTCCTGGCCGATCGCGC
Proteins encoded in this window:
- a CDS encoding DUF1116 domain-containing protein yields the protein MVLHSGPPVTWDRMCGAQRGAVIGMVLFEGWAQDAGGATRLLESGEIKLEPNHHHQAVGPMAGTISPSLPVFVVENTVFGNRAFCRQVERQQQFGDYSEGAVRGLQTWRDFWAPSIAAGLRQMGGGLGLKTIIAKALQMGDELHNRQVAASSLFANAMAVPMIKAGLPADRLIGTLGYLANHEVFFLSMAMAAAKASADPASGIEHSTVVTAMARNGTEFGIRVSGLGDEWFTAPAPRIEGLYFPGYKEEDAGLDMGDSAITETVGWGGFVLGGAPGILNLVGGTPEQAMRYSAEMREITVATHAVYRIPAFGFDGVPVGIDIRKVVRTGTTPIIDTAIAHKDPGHPMIGAGLVRAPLECFEKALGAFASRYG
- a CDS encoding L-lysine dehydrogenase, yielding MAGDIRSVLVLGLGKVGSLIATLLHETGFAVTGADMNDVAGLPFPAINLDMKRPGDLTRMSGFDAVVSCLPYNFNVGIASTAHELGIHYFDLTEDVKTTQAIIQMSGNARAVMAPQCGLAPGFIAIVGAALAQAFDPIRCIRLRVGALPQHPTGLLGYAFNWSPEGVVNEYLNDCEVIEDGVHKWVSPLEWLETIVIGGVQLEAFTTSGGLGTMCDTFRGRVQNLDYKTIRYPGHAKLMNFFFHELLMREDRTRAGEILVHAKPQVNEDVVYVHAAVEGWKGGRLSREEFVRAYYPLEVAGRRWRAISWTTAASACAVVEMVSNGTIPRKGLLKQEEIPLSEFLKTRNGRLYNCEPDWGMRTGGTRSSAPSS